Within Scyliorhinus canicula chromosome 14, sScyCan1.1, whole genome shotgun sequence, the genomic segment ctcggacatctataagattatgcaggaggtggaggaggtaccagtagaggagctgaaagataagtgggagttagagctgggggaacagatagaggacgggacatgggcagacgccctggagagggtcaactcgtcgtcgtcatgtgcgagactaagtctcattcaatttaaggtactgcatagagcccacatgacggggacaaggatgagtcggtttttcgggggggaagacaggtgtattagatgttcgggaagccctgcgaatcatgcacatatgttttgggcatgtccggcactggaggagttctggaagggggtggcagggacggtgtcgagagtggtggggtccagggtcaagccaggatggggacttgcgatcttcggggttggggtggaaccgggggtaaaCAATCTCATGGTGCTACGCTAAAGAAAAGTGTGCTATCCCCttggtgtcttggccaatatccCTCATCCAACAGTACTAATacagatagacatagaacatagaacagtacagcacagaacaggcccttcggccctcgatgttgtgccgagcgatgatcaccctactcaaacccacgtatccaccctatacccgtaacccaacaaccccccccttaaccttaccttttttaggacactacgggcaatttagcatggccaatccacctaacccgcacatctttggactgtgggaggaaaccggaacacccggaggaaacccacgcacacagggggaggacgtgcagactccacacagacagtgacccagccgggaatcgaacctgggaccctggagctgtgaagcatttatgctaaccaccatgctaccgtgctgcccaatatttatACAAGCCAACCaggctctcactctcccctcttcACAAAGGCACATTGCCTCCAAGCTCCCTCGTACACACTCCATTTCCCTTCAGAAATACACAAAGACAAGATTTCTCCTTTAGGATCTCAATAATGACTGCATTAGGACAATTTAGCCCATCTTAATTCATCTGCCCGAGCAAGACATCACCCTTGCAgcattcaattaagttactgcgaaaagcccctagtcgccacattccggcgcatgtccagggagactggtacgggaatcgaaacgtgctgcggGCCTGATGATCTGATTGTTTATttgattactgtttgtgggatctgCTGTGGGTAAATTGGCCACTGAGTATCTTGCAGTGCAGCAGTGATTACACGTAATTAGCTGTAAAGGACTTCATGAGGTCATTAAAGCCAGTATAAGCACTGCCGCAATTCACGAAGGCTCcttcggcaacaccttccaaacccaccaccatctaggaggacaagggcagcagccacatgggaacaccaccacctggaggttcccgtccaagtcacGCACCACTTCGTATATCGgccgatccttcactgtcgctgggtcaaaatccctaacagcactgtgggtgtacctccaccacatggactgctgccaTTCAAGAAGGAGACTCACCACTAACATGCcacaaatgaattaaaaatagacaaatgcaagtctttcctccTTCCATTGCTGCGTGTAACTATGTGAAAGAGTTAAGAACCAGGCAACACCCATTTAAGTTGATTGGCAAATGTGACTTGGAGTAAACCTTTCTCACCCGGTGAGTGTtcaggatctggaatgcgctgggcgggagtgtggtggaggaagggTCAGTCGAGGCATTCATAACGGTATGCGACCATGATctgaagaaaaaataaattgctgagtatgggcagcacggtagccttgtggatagcacaattgcttcacagctccagggtcccaggttcgattccagcttgggtcactgtctgcgtggagtctgcacatcctccccgtgtgtgcgtgggtttcctccgggtactccggtttcctcccacagtccagagatgtgcaggttaggtggattggccatgataaattgcccttagtgtccaaaattgccctcagtgttgggtggggttactgggttatggggataaggtggaggtgttgaccttgagtagggtgctctttccaagagccggtgcagactcgatgggccgaatggcctccttctgcactgcaaattctatgataatctatgagttACAGAGGAAAGCCTGACTAGGTGAGGTGTCTTGCAGAGAGCTAGCACAGATGtcgcaggccaaatggcctcctttataCTGTCGCCATGTTGTGATTCTATATGTTTCTGTCACAGGGAATTGGAGTTGAGAATTTAACTCCAGAACGCTCacatgtttattattattattctgggcCGGAGGGCCTCCATTAACATTGACATTTGTGCAATGTGATGACTCAAAGATCCTGGGTGGTCACTGGAGATTTTGTAGAGAATCACTGGTTTTTTTGTGATCTGGGCAGATTTTTCTTTGACGAGGACGTCAAGGGATCCGCCTCCAAGGCCGGTAATTGTGGTTAAGGTGCAGATCAACCGTTATCTAATTGAATCGCGGAacaggcctgaggggctgaatggcccccttcctgTTGCTGATGCCCCGACttaaattttcttttttgttttggcAGGGCTGAACGAGAAGAATAGACCGAAGCATTCGGGAGACGGAACCATGAATAATTCCACCTCTGACCTCCAGCCCAGTCTGCAGACGAGAGGCTGCACGTATCAAGAGAAATTCAAGAACATCCTACTGCCCGTCACTTACACAGTGGTCTTGATCTTTGGCCTGACCCTAAACATGACTGTCATCATTCAGATCTGGTTCTCCCAGAAACCGCTGACCAGGAGCGCCATCTACATGGTCAACTTGGCTATGGCGGATGTCCTGTACGTCTGCTCCCTTCCACTCCTGATTTACAACTACATCCACATGGACTACTGGCCTTTTGGTGAGATAATGTGCAAGGCCGTCCGTTTTCTCTTCTACGCCAATCTTCACGGTAGCATCTTGTTCCTCACATGCATTAGCTTGCAACGTTACCTCGGCATCTGCCACCCGCTCAGCACTTGGCACAGGAAACGGGGCACCAGGTTTGCCTGGATGGTCAGTGGCCTGCTTTGGACCATTGTGATAGTGGAATGCGGTCCCACCTGGAGATTCGCCTCCACTGGTGTGCAGCGGAACCGGACGGTGTGCTACGACTTGAGCAGCCCCG encodes:
- the LOC119977561 gene encoding P2Y purinoceptor 3 → MNNSTSDLQPSLQTRGCTYQEKFKNILLPVTYTVVLIFGLTLNMTVIIQIWFSQKPLTRSAIYMVNLAMADVLYVCSLPLLIYNYIHMDYWPFGEIMCKAVRFLFYANLHGSILFLTCISLQRYLGICHPLSTWHRKRGTRFAWMVSGLLWTIVIVECGPTWRFASTGVQRNRTVCYDLSSPENSLYYFPYGITLTVVGFMIPFIGLLTCYCAMAMALHKPDKVLGLANERKKSKALRMIIIVTVVFVISFVPFHVTKTAYLIIRAQRSVACQTLQSFARAYKATRPLASLNSVLDPILFYFTYERFRQSTRNLLEKVSTNRQARAQKEETR